Proteins from a single region of Paraglaciecola sp. T6c:
- a CDS encoding YjbF family lipoprotein produces the protein MHFKPLIIIFISVIALCSCGGTYHAYYETLKIALKEPKNASLSLDDVKVSKTDIMSVIRGDRPTAVMALAYLENGKHKWLSSDNALLVLEKGRIVRTIGFERDLLHVSNSFADPLKRSHHHLANQQWKMALDWENDEYGYPVTSTFGQPKSEALTILTKSIDSIRFTETLRFEAPSEYIQTKHEWHNYYWYEKTTGTLIKSKQTLSPLSEPIEMTYLSRIARLD, from the coding sequence ATGCATTTTAAACCTTTGATTATTATTTTTATTTCCGTCATCGCTCTTTGTAGTTGTGGTGGGACATATCATGCCTATTACGAAACCTTAAAAATTGCTTTGAAAGAACCTAAAAATGCAAGTCTGAGTTTAGATGATGTCAAAGTATCCAAAACTGATATCATGTCAGTGATACGTGGTGATCGACCTACCGCAGTTATGGCGCTAGCATACCTCGAAAACGGTAAACATAAGTGGCTATCTAGTGATAATGCACTGTTAGTTTTAGAAAAAGGACGGATAGTCAGGACAATTGGATTTGAACGAGACCTGTTACACGTTTCAAACTCCTTTGCAGATCCCCTTAAACGTTCTCATCATCACTTGGCAAATCAGCAGTGGAAAATGGCGCTAGATTGGGAAAATGACGAATATGGTTACCCAGTTACATCTACATTCGGTCAGCCGAAATCAGAAGCGCTAACCATATTGACCAAATCAATCGATTCGATACGTTTTACCGAAACGTTGCGCTTTGAAGCCCCATCAGAATATATCCAAACAAAGCACGAATGGCATAATTACTACTGGTATGAGAAAACCACCGGCACGCTTATCAAATCTAAGCAGACTCTCTCACCTTTGTCAGAACCAATTGAAATGACGTACTTAAGCCGCATTGCGCGTTTAGATTAA
- a CDS encoding capsule biosynthesis GfcC family protein codes for MIKKYKSILFAAITSFSCVTSANVTIKWNEVDYTFDSTVRLTDVLSKLDLNTNIYWPSAALFIPNDVTLERARRSSLSNLNILASHLPSDTHEQKSVFTNLINELEHWHLANRLSVKIDYDLARISEAHNPQFDNGYYVVSLHERQESVEIIGAVTNTVETKHLPHTDVSEYLNSANIASFANRDTVIIIQADGRIIEAPTAYWNRQHQEVMPGSIIYVPFKESLFTPQYKELNQLIVTLAKNRLHK; via the coding sequence ATGATCAAGAAATATAAATCGATATTGTTCGCAGCGATTACCAGTTTTAGCTGTGTAACGAGTGCGAACGTCACCATAAAATGGAATGAAGTTGACTACACTTTCGACTCCACCGTCCGTTTAACTGATGTCCTTTCTAAATTAGATTTGAACACTAATATTTATTGGCCATCAGCTGCTTTATTTATCCCTAATGATGTCACTCTTGAGCGAGCGCGGCGGTCCTCGTTAAGTAATCTTAATATTCTTGCTAGTCATTTGCCAAGTGATACTCACGAACAAAAAAGCGTCTTCACAAATTTAATCAATGAACTTGAACATTGGCATTTGGCCAATCGCCTATCCGTTAAGATTGATTATGACTTAGCCCGTATCTCTGAGGCTCACAACCCGCAGTTTGATAACGGCTATTATGTTGTAAGTCTACATGAGCGCCAAGAATCAGTAGAAATAATTGGCGCTGTAACTAATACCGTAGAGACAAAGCACTTACCTCATACTGATGTGAGTGAATATCTGAACAGTGCGAATATTGCATCTTTTGCCAATAGAGACACCGTTATAATCATACAAGCAGATGGACGAATAATAGAAGCCCCGACAGCTTACTGGAACCGACAACACCAAGAAGTCATGCCCGGCAGCATCATTTATGTTCCATTTAAAGAATCATTGTTTACACCTCAATACAAAGAATTGAATCAATTAATTGTGACGTTAGCCAAAAACAGGCTACACAAATGA
- a CDS encoding YjbH domain-containing protein: MVHGGTGLIQTPTSRMLTDGDLRVSYTDNNEYRFWSGTLQLFPWMQTTVRYTDVRTRLYSPVPEFSGNQTLKDKGIDVKFRVLNESYYLPELSVGFRDFGGTGFFESEFIGLSKRAGNFDFHLNIGWGYLGTSGNVSNPFCDVSDNFCERPGGFTGNGGKIDYQRFFKGPASIFGGIEYQTPWEPLRFKVEYEGNNYVNDRAGSLEQDSNWNFGANYRWNNFDFSVNYQRGNTLGFGVSYNFNLHSISQIKIDRPPRPLTDEKNDFSISKINGQRMTQDLYYQAGFALSTSHITDDEVTIYGQQISYRHEDEATERVGRVLASELPETVDTYKIVNTSGSVPMVETVVDAAEFKRQARYETLEPDLQRSYQRMDVSDESVSNFNPKNTSGFFTGIETFWIQTFGNPEEFYLYQGGIMVNGGYSFDGKTSVVGTIKANLLQNFDKFNFTRDRAPSSLPRVRTNVREYVSGRDISLENLYLHWNNRIADNLYAQFYGGYLETMYGGVGGELLYRPVDSNLAFGFDINYVQQRSWENDIDFYDYKVLTGHANVFWQPEFLPDTLLTIKVGQYLAKDKGVTIDFAKRFDSGIVVGAYAAITDVSSEEYGEGSFTKGFYLSIPFDLFSLKPAKGSGKIPWIPISRDGGQALNRPIELFGVTNERSPFAR, encoded by the coding sequence ATGGTTCATGGTGGAACAGGCTTAATTCAAACTCCAACATCTCGAATGTTAACCGATGGCGACTTACGAGTGAGCTATACCGACAACAATGAGTATCGTTTTTGGTCGGGAACACTGCAGTTGTTCCCCTGGATGCAAACAACGGTAAGATACACTGACGTGCGAACCCGCCTCTACAGTCCTGTGCCAGAGTTTAGCGGGAATCAGACTTTAAAAGACAAGGGGATAGACGTTAAGTTTCGCGTATTAAACGAGAGCTACTATCTACCTGAACTATCAGTTGGCTTCAGAGATTTTGGTGGAACTGGTTTTTTTGAAAGTGAGTTCATCGGCTTAAGTAAACGAGCAGGGAACTTCGATTTTCACCTTAATATTGGATGGGGATATCTTGGCACCTCGGGTAATGTATCAAATCCATTTTGCGATGTGTCCGACAACTTTTGTGAACGCCCAGGCGGTTTCACTGGTAACGGCGGGAAAATCGACTATCAACGTTTCTTTAAAGGACCAGCTTCAATCTTTGGCGGTATTGAATACCAGACGCCATGGGAGCCGCTGCGCTTCAAGGTAGAGTATGAAGGCAACAACTACGTCAATGATCGTGCAGGCTCACTTGAGCAGGACAGCAACTGGAACTTTGGTGCTAATTATCGCTGGAATAATTTTGATTTTAGTGTGAACTATCAGCGCGGTAATACTCTCGGTTTTGGTGTAAGTTATAACTTTAATTTACACTCTATCTCCCAAATCAAAATCGATAGGCCTCCTCGCCCGCTCACTGATGAAAAAAATGACTTTTCAATCAGTAAGATCAATGGTCAACGAATGACGCAGGATTTGTACTATCAAGCTGGCTTCGCACTGAGCACTTCCCACATAACAGATGACGAAGTCACTATCTATGGTCAGCAAATCAGTTACAGGCACGAAGATGAAGCAACCGAACGTGTAGGGCGGGTCCTCGCTTCAGAACTGCCAGAAACGGTAGATACGTACAAGATCGTTAATACCTCAGGTTCAGTTCCTATGGTTGAAACGGTCGTTGACGCAGCAGAGTTCAAACGCCAAGCGCGATATGAAACATTGGAGCCAGACTTACAACGTAGTTACCAGCGCATGGACGTCAGCGATGAAAGTGTCAGTAATTTTAATCCTAAAAATACTAGTGGTTTCTTTACTGGGATAGAAACGTTTTGGATCCAAACATTCGGGAACCCAGAGGAATTTTACCTTTATCAAGGCGGCATTATGGTAAACGGCGGATACAGTTTCGATGGCAAAACCAGTGTCGTGGGCACAATAAAAGCTAACTTGTTGCAGAATTTTGATAAGTTTAACTTCACTCGCGATCGTGCCCCTAGCTCGCTGCCTAGAGTAAGAACAAATGTTCGCGAATATGTTTCAGGTCGGGATATAAGCCTAGAAAATTTATACTTACATTGGAATAACAGAATTGCAGATAACTTATATGCTCAATTCTATGGTGGGTATTTAGAAACAATGTATGGTGGCGTGGGCGGTGAACTACTTTACCGTCCAGTTGATAGCAACCTAGCTTTTGGATTCGACATAAACTACGTTCAACAACGGTCTTGGGAGAACGACATAGACTTCTATGACTATAAGGTACTTACTGGCCACGCTAATGTCTTTTGGCAACCCGAATTTTTACCTGACACCCTTTTAACGATTAAAGTGGGCCAATACCTGGCTAAAGATAAAGGGGTTACTATTGACTTTGCCAAACGCTTCGACAGTGGGATTGTTGTAGGGGCATACGCAGCGATAACCGATGTAAGCTCTGAAGAATACGGCGAAGGTAGCTTTACTAAAGGATTCTACCTTTCCATCCCCTTCGATTTGTTCTCACTTAAGCCAGCCAAAGGAAGTGGTAAAATACCGTGGATCCCGATTTCACGAGATGGTGGTCAAGCCCTTAATCGCCCAATCGAGCTATTTGGTGTTACAAACGAACGCTCTCCTTTCGCTCGATAG
- a CDS encoding glycosyltransferase family 2 protein, whose translation MSIVDNSPTPTELSLDHDNLHYHHFPNNIGIAAAHNIGLRDLKAANCEYGILLDQDSSIDSDFAFRLSSLMVASRVENRPLVAIGPRIICSFTEKTVKPRVQREISVYDDLVCVTQIISSGMMIDLSKLETIGFKDEALFIDGVDHEWCWRAKQQNQMVAIAEKVEMVHQLGDARHKFAGVTYKVGSPVRLYYQFRNILILSRRGYVPWYWKMRNLLCMPIRFFANAFLQTDRWQRVKFMCCGIIDGLLKRDGSFSQHW comes from the coding sequence TTGAGTATTGTCGATAATTCCCCTACGCCCACTGAATTATCGCTCGATCATGACAACTTACACTATCATCATTTCCCGAACAACATAGGTATTGCGGCAGCGCATAATATTGGTTTACGCGATTTGAAAGCAGCCAATTGCGAATATGGTATTTTGCTCGATCAAGACAGCTCTATCGATAGTGACTTTGCTTTTCGTTTGTCTTCTTTGATGGTTGCGTCACGCGTTGAAAACAGACCTCTAGTGGCTATAGGTCCCCGCATTATTTGTTCTTTTACCGAGAAAACGGTTAAGCCTAGAGTGCAAAGAGAGATATCGGTTTATGATGATTTAGTCTGTGTCACGCAGATTATCTCTTCTGGCATGATGATAGATTTATCTAAGCTTGAAACAATTGGTTTTAAAGACGAAGCTTTGTTTATCGATGGTGTCGATCACGAATGGTGCTGGCGTGCTAAGCAGCAGAACCAGATGGTTGCGATCGCCGAAAAGGTAGAAATGGTTCATCAACTCGGAGATGCCCGTCACAAATTTGCTGGTGTTACTTATAAAGTGGGTTCGCCGGTTCGTTTGTACTACCAATTCCGAAATATTCTTATTTTAAGCCGCAGAGGTTATGTGCCCTGGTATTGGAAGATGCGCAATCTGTTATGCATGCCAATCCGCTTTTTCGCGAATGCATTTTTGCAAACAGATCGCTGGCAACGGGTAAAATTTATGTGTTGTGGGATAATTGACGGATTATTAAAACGAGATGGTTCTTTTAGTCAGCACTGGTAA
- a CDS encoding glycosyltransferase, with amino-acid sequence MSNTFKIISKLPIKSSFESIIGMGVYAGDRTEWVEHSIQSMVNQTYTNSLFVIIIDGDIPLCLRALLVRKGEEHDNVFLIQSQNNVGLSNCMNFVVDWALEHTPQAKFFFRMDADDISIVDRLAKQVMFLKANPNISILGSGLTEINENGEKVGQRKLPLKHHEIMRFLPKRCSINHPTVAIRFSVFEQGFRYRDGLQNTQDYFFWADLAAAGYKFANLPDRLLQFRRVNDFYKRRGYSKSLNEFKARFYTMKVLKRYGVGNIVYACSVLVLRLMPAKLVKLAYKIDRYLLNKRVKHE; translated from the coding sequence TTGAGTAATACATTCAAAATCATCTCCAAATTACCTATTAAATCCTCATTTGAGTCGATAATTGGTATGGGAGTCTATGCTGGCGACAGAACTGAGTGGGTAGAGCATTCTATTCAAAGTATGGTTAACCAGACATATACAAACTCTCTCTTCGTCATTATTATTGATGGGGATATCCCGTTGTGTCTACGAGCACTCCTAGTTAGGAAAGGTGAAGAACATGACAATGTATTCCTAATTCAATCCCAAAATAATGTTGGGTTAAGCAATTGTATGAATTTCGTAGTCGATTGGGCATTAGAACATACTCCTCAAGCTAAGTTTTTTTTTAGAATGGATGCTGATGATATCTCTATTGTGGATCGGTTGGCAAAACAAGTCATGTTCTTGAAAGCGAACCCAAATATTTCTATTTTGGGCAGTGGCCTGACAGAAATAAACGAGAACGGTGAAAAAGTTGGCCAACGCAAGCTCCCTCTAAAACACCATGAAATTATGCGTTTTTTACCTAAGCGTTGTTCTATTAATCACCCGACAGTAGCAATTCGTTTTAGTGTCTTTGAGCAGGGGTTCCGGTATCGAGATGGGCTGCAGAACACGCAGGATTATTTCTTTTGGGCAGACCTTGCTGCTGCTGGTTACAAGTTCGCAAACTTGCCAGATAGGCTTTTACAGTTTAGGCGGGTTAACGATTTCTACAAGCGCAGAGGCTATAGCAAATCGTTAAACGAGTTTAAAGCGCGCTTTTACACAATGAAGGTATTGAAGCGCTATGGTGTTGGCAATATCGTTTATGCATGTAGCGTATTAGTATTACGGTTAATGCCAGCGAAACTTGTTAAGCTAGCGTATAAAATAGACCGTTACCTTTTAAACAAGCGAGTTAAACACGAGTGA
- a CDS encoding glycosyltransferase family 2 protein → MIKASKKYLMWLVKYVVGLFPEKTRKHMRQQLWLFNLYSRSLQKSGLFYGFPSPLKLQKLYCKAIVKQAIEMADICENKFADEKLSTLVTLSGQVDADRNTLSSLITNSAVSAIYLQGQSADVSRLLEEFSHSSTKELGALDDLIKSENRDGLFVLRGGDILHCAATKVFAFYAKRNDDKRIFYCDIDSIDCKGERHLAEFFPAWNPDLQLTTGYIRTGVLIQKSTDIHNFLHFVIDNQDASALALWLADYYLREVKLSIEHIPLCLVHQTFKYSLQWDRELRKLNNEQFIVTKAEVIGLAKVEWYKETQPLVSLVIPTKNAKNLVQMCISSILSKTSYQNFEILLIDNNSDDPEALAYFDKLVDSEDKVRLLRYPHEFNYSAINNFAVAHAKGEIVGLINNDIEVISANWLTDMVGHTLRADIGCVGAKLLYPDMRIQHAGVVMGYGGGAGHAHKYFPRYHPGYLNRLAVTNNFSAVTAACLLVKKSDFDAVGGLNQDDLTVAFNDVDFCLRIRELGRQNLYCAEAELFHHESISRGADDTLEKRQRFENELDYLQRKWPELIKNDPAYNPNLTLRFENFSIRE, encoded by the coding sequence GTGATTAAAGCATCAAAAAAGTATCTAATGTGGTTGGTAAAATATGTCGTAGGCCTATTTCCAGAAAAAACTCGGAAGCACATGCGGCAGCAGCTTTGGTTGTTCAACCTATACAGTCGAAGTCTACAAAAGTCTGGCTTGTTTTACGGTTTTCCTTCCCCTCTGAAATTGCAAAAACTCTATTGCAAAGCAATTGTAAAACAAGCTATTGAAATGGCTGACATATGTGAAAATAAGTTTGCAGATGAAAAGCTGAGTACTCTCGTGACCCTTAGTGGTCAGGTTGACGCCGATCGCAATACCTTATCTTCACTTATAACGAACTCAGCGGTTAGTGCTATTTACCTCCAGGGGCAGAGTGCTGATGTTAGTCGTCTTTTAGAAGAGTTTTCTCATTCCTCCACGAAAGAACTTGGTGCATTGGACGATTTAATAAAGTCAGAAAACAGAGATGGATTGTTCGTTCTAAGAGGAGGAGACATTCTTCACTGTGCTGCTACTAAAGTTTTTGCATTTTATGCAAAGCGAAACGATGACAAACGAATATTCTACTGTGATATTGATTCGATAGATTGTAAAGGCGAGCGACATCTCGCAGAGTTTTTCCCTGCTTGGAACCCAGATCTACAACTTACTACTGGTTACATTAGAACTGGAGTGCTGATTCAAAAATCGACCGATATCCATAATTTTTTGCACTTCGTCATTGATAATCAAGATGCAAGTGCTTTAGCACTTTGGCTTGCAGATTATTATCTTAGAGAAGTTAAACTCAGTATTGAGCACATACCACTGTGTCTGGTGCATCAAACTTTTAAATATTCTTTGCAATGGGATAGGGAGCTACGCAAGCTGAATAATGAACAGTTTATTGTGACCAAAGCTGAGGTGATTGGTCTTGCCAAGGTCGAGTGGTACAAAGAAACACAACCTTTAGTCAGTTTGGTCATTCCGACCAAAAATGCAAAGAACTTAGTGCAGATGTGTATTTCATCAATATTGTCAAAAACCAGCTATCAGAACTTCGAAATTTTATTGATAGATAATAATTCAGATGATCCAGAGGCTTTAGCTTATTTTGATAAACTGGTTGATTCAGAAGATAAGGTTAGATTACTCCGTTATCCACATGAGTTTAATTATTCAGCCATTAACAATTTTGCCGTGGCTCACGCCAAAGGTGAAATAGTGGGGTTGATTAATAATGATATTGAAGTCATTAGTGCAAATTGGCTTACAGATATGGTTGGCCACACTCTTAGAGCTGATATTGGCTGTGTGGGGGCAAAACTGTTATATCCTGATATGCGTATTCAGCACGCGGGTGTAGTAATGGGTTATGGGGGGGGGGCAGGCCATGCACATAAATACTTCCCCCGCTATCACCCTGGTTATTTAAATCGCCTTGCCGTGACTAATAATTTTAGTGCAGTGACAGCTGCCTGTCTTTTAGTCAAAAAGTCAGACTTCGATGCTGTTGGGGGGCTAAACCAAGACGACCTTACAGTTGCCTTCAACGATGTTGATTTCTGCCTAAGGATCAGGGAGCTTGGACGTCAAAATCTCTATTGTGCTGAGGCTGAACTTTTTCATCACGAGTCTATATCAAGAGGGGCTGATGACACACTAGAGAAGAGACAACGTTTTGAGAATGAGTTGGATTATTTACAGCGTAAATGGCCTGAGTTAATTAAGAATGATCCTGCTTATAATCCGAATCTAACGCTTAGGTTTGAAAATTTTTCTATTAGAGAATGA
- a CDS encoding polysaccharide pyruvyl transferase family protein — MKRVAFIGRPGFIENSFNKPIEKLFKEVGLNTGNLAFWYAMSQQVANPKDYFGWSFDPQNVKNNYDFLVFPAANQLNPDWDMGGLADLIDKADTPLLICGLGAQAANMSKKLQFNAGTKRFLKVISERAVKVGVRGNYTAQVLAENGVNNIEVLGCPSNFTNPSPDLGLQIANKFSQLKNIEKLALNIDITPKLAEKVRIMFNWAIGRNTDVINQAPLDLLKLSHRDTRQIDNELLRRVHNIFAPSVSLSYFEKMVNNQFVSYFDVNEWMYQLHQFDLSVGTRLHGNMLALQAGTPSIFLPHDSRTQELADVMALPTYPLEDITRASTIEKVLSGVRFDGRFYDSSRKKLAQRYQALIEKTGLMPGDGLLKLTERPATAHGDLLKAI, encoded by the coding sequence ATGAAAAGAGTCGCTTTCATTGGACGCCCTGGGTTTATAGAAAATAGCTTTAATAAACCCATCGAAAAGCTTTTTAAAGAAGTTGGTCTGAACACCGGTAACCTTGCTTTTTGGTATGCGATGAGCCAACAAGTGGCTAATCCAAAAGATTATTTTGGGTGGAGCTTCGATCCTCAGAATGTGAAAAATAACTATGATTTTCTTGTATTTCCGGCTGCCAACCAACTGAATCCTGATTGGGATATGGGCGGATTGGCAGACTTAATCGATAAAGCCGACACGCCATTACTTATATGTGGACTTGGTGCTCAAGCAGCAAATATGTCGAAAAAGTTGCAATTCAATGCTGGGACTAAGCGGTTTTTAAAGGTTATATCAGAACGAGCTGTGAAGGTCGGAGTAAGGGGTAACTATACTGCTCAGGTGTTAGCTGAAAATGGAGTGAATAATATAGAGGTGCTTGGTTGCCCGTCAAATTTTACTAACCCTTCACCGGATTTAGGACTGCAAATAGCTAACAAGTTCTCGCAGCTGAAAAACATCGAAAAACTGGCTCTCAATATAGATATTACTCCGAAACTAGCTGAGAAAGTTCGAATTATGTTTAACTGGGCTATTGGTCGTAATACTGATGTAATCAATCAAGCACCGCTAGACTTGTTGAAACTATCCCATAGAGACACAAGGCAAATAGACAACGAGCTTCTACGCAGAGTGCACAATATATTTGCCCCTTCAGTGTCCTTATCTTACTTTGAAAAAATGGTCAATAATCAGTTCGTGTCGTATTTTGATGTTAACGAGTGGATGTATCAGCTACACCAATTTGATTTGTCTGTCGGTACTAGGCTGCACGGAAATATGTTGGCGTTACAAGCGGGAACACCAAGTATATTTTTGCCCCATGACTCTCGAACGCAAGAATTAGCCGACGTCATGGCGTTGCCGACCTACCCGCTTGAAGATATTACCAGGGCCAGTACGATTGAAAAAGTTCTAAGTGGTGTTCGGTTTGATGGGAGATTCTATGATTCATCTCGTAAGAAGTTAGCTCAACGATATCAAGCGCTGATAGAAAAAACTGGTTTGATGCCGGGTGACGGGTTACTGAAACTTACGGAACGTCCGGCCACAGCTCATGGAGATCTGCTGAAAGCCATTTAA
- a CDS encoding sulfotransferase family protein, which translates to MGKRIFIHIGPPKSGTSAIQYALQRSRAFLSDSGVYYPEHEIGPNGISSGNLTSILSMDNDGKWGVSLDKITQLLASFERSSAHTLLLSSEYFFYLVEDIAEKIPSAKFIAYIRCPLETFESSYNQSVKRHNRTSEAKFNKNLHTTTINILTELINTVGRARFLLRAYLPKNDGGFDLVSDFSSCLDLSLPAPLSVKEITNRSYTLEALEFKRWLNQFKLTELDPSIDQALQAYNDGTKSFTLLPDELSQRYQKQALNKVRDFVQTYKVHNGRRLINYLKVRAMPKCAEQLLGHQQLGQICNYLMDSYPKLYTDICVKISQSSTASINHSERISYVLKRHVKSQSLWLKIKKIFLKSNGHA; encoded by the coding sequence ATGGGTAAACGAATTTTTATTCACATAGGGCCACCTAAAAGTGGCACCTCTGCTATTCAATATGCCTTGCAGAGAAGCAGAGCATTTTTGAGTGATAGTGGTGTGTATTATCCAGAGCATGAAATTGGACCAAATGGTATTAGCTCAGGTAATTTGACATCAATTCTGTCAATGGATAACGATGGTAAGTGGGGCGTGAGTCTTGACAAAATAACTCAATTACTCGCCTCATTTGAGCGCAGTTCTGCACATACTTTATTATTGAGTTCTGAGTATTTCTTCTATTTGGTTGAAGATATAGCCGAAAAAATACCTTCGGCAAAGTTTATTGCTTATATAAGGTGCCCTCTGGAGACATTTGAGTCATCTTACAATCAATCCGTTAAACGGCACAACCGAACTTCTGAAGCTAAATTCAATAAAAATTTACACACTACGACAATCAATATTTTGACAGAACTAATTAATACTGTCGGAAGAGCTCGTTTTTTACTTCGAGCGTATTTACCTAAGAATGATGGTGGGTTTGATCTTGTGTCGGACTTTTCTTCTTGCTTGGACCTTTCGTTACCTGCACCTTTGTCAGTTAAGGAAATTACGAACCGATCCTATACTCTGGAAGCTTTAGAGTTTAAGCGTTGGTTAAATCAATTCAAATTGACAGAGCTGGATCCTTCTATAGACCAAGCACTTCAAGCTTATAACGATGGTACGAAGTCATTCACTTTATTACCGGACGAGCTGTCGCAACGTTACCAAAAACAAGCGTTAAATAAGGTCCGCGATTTTGTGCAGACCTATAAAGTTCACAATGGTCGACGTTTAATTAATTATCTCAAAGTTCGTGCCATGCCTAAGTGTGCTGAACAATTGCTCGGTCATCAGCAACTGGGGCAAATTTGTAATTACTTAATGGACTCGTATCCAAAACTTTACACCGATATTTGCGTTAAAATATCGCAATCAAGTACTGCCTCAATTAATCATAGTGAAAGGATTTCGTATGTTTTAAAAAGACATGTGAAATCTCAGTCTTTGTGGTTAAAAATCAAGAAGATTTTTTTAAAGAGTAATGGTCACGCTTAG
- a CDS encoding adenylyltransferase/cytidyltransferase family protein, protein MKTVITFGTFDVFHVGHINLLQRASMHGDQLIVGVSTDKLNFSKKGRNPVYHQDDRMKIINSLRYVNLCFPEESLELKAEYIRYYKADVLVMGNDWEGKFDFLKDLCEVVYLPRTPSISTTELIEVISSSAE, encoded by the coding sequence ATGAAAACAGTAATAACATTTGGCACTTTTGATGTATTTCATGTTGGGCATATCAACCTACTTCAACGTGCCTCTATGCATGGAGACCAGTTGATAGTCGGCGTTTCAACTGACAAGTTGAATTTTTCGAAAAAAGGGCGGAACCCTGTGTACCATCAGGATGATAGGATGAAGATCATCAATAGCTTGCGCTATGTAAATCTTTGCTTTCCTGAAGAGTCATTAGAATTGAAGGCTGAATATATTCGATACTATAAGGCTGATGTCTTAGTAATGGGAAATGATTGGGAAGGTAAATTCGATTTTTTGAAAGACTTATGTGAGGTTGTTTACCTTCCTAGAACACCCTCTATTTCAACTACTGAATTGATTGAGGTGATCAGCTCTTCCGCTGAGTAA
- a CDS encoding discoidin domain-containing protein, with protein MFSFRKKSSSIEDESDTLKSIERYLKSHPLREFKGVKSDDPLIIETANKARFIRLSLQAESSFHLDAIEIYNQAGRNVAPNKQTIISSTYNDEQKYNGQGAINGKKNGGAGFHTKREHNPWLVIDLGTIRNLAKIIVFNREGQHYTRALSLKVETSRDLRHWQLVHDNWGFIKSYKEGNLSEFEHALLHAGILNAGPPSAYLKKLKNQGDGDKALVYHQMINELVASKGVAFGPHGFMQTFDLKSAAEKSKVFKELSKLLFWINEEFKVPAFVSSGTLLGLVRDGALIGHDDDVDICYISNEETESAILAERQRLIEFLATKGCRLAPSGIAHYWCTTPGGLSLDIFTGFVEGGNCSMNPIGRNEIPVNDVLPLTQRDVGGQVLYFPRNPEPLLVLNYGEQWRSPDPLWTFNWGKAKKDFAFLYF; from the coding sequence ATGTTTTCTTTTAGAAAAAAATCTTCTTCAATAGAAGACGAATCGGATACTTTAAAATCCATTGAAAGGTATCTAAAGTCTCACCCTTTGAGAGAATTCAAAGGGGTGAAAAGTGATGATCCTCTTATCATCGAAACCGCAAATAAGGCGCGCTTTATTCGTCTTAGTCTGCAAGCCGAATCGTCCTTCCATCTTGACGCAATAGAAATATACAACCAAGCAGGTCGTAATGTTGCTCCTAATAAGCAAACCATTATTAGTTCTACGTACAATGATGAACAAAAATATAACGGGCAGGGTGCGATAAACGGTAAAAAAAATGGTGGGGCTGGATTCCATACTAAAAGAGAGCACAATCCTTGGCTGGTTATAGATTTAGGTACTATTCGCAATCTTGCGAAGATTATCGTATTTAATCGTGAGGGACAGCATTACACGCGTGCACTTAGTTTGAAAGTTGAAACGTCCCGTGATTTAAGGCATTGGCAACTAGTTCATGACAACTGGGGGTTCATTAAAAGCTACAAAGAAGGAAATTTGAGTGAATTTGAGCATGCTCTGTTGCACGCAGGTATTTTAAATGCGGGGCCCCCTTCTGCATATCTCAAGAAACTAAAAAATCAAGGCGATGGAGATAAAGCACTTGTTTATCATCAAATGATTAATGAATTGGTTGCTAGCAAGGGCGTCGCATTTGGGCCTCACGGTTTTATGCAAACATTTGACCTTAAAAGCGCTGCAGAGAAAAGTAAAGTTTTCAAAGAATTATCAAAATTGTTATTTTGGATTAATGAAGAGTTCAAAGTCCCAGCGTTTGTGTCTTCAGGCACATTACTAGGCTTGGTAAGAGATGGAGCATTAATTGGTCACGACGATGATGTGGATATATGTTACATCAGTAATGAAGAGACTGAATCGGCAATTTTAGCCGAACGACAACGCCTTATCGAATTCTTAGCTACCAAAGGCTGTAGACTTGCGCCATCTGGGATTGCTCATTATTGGTGTACAACACCAGGTGGTTTAAGCCTAGATATATTTACTGGTTTCGTGGAAGGCGGTAACTGTAGTATGAATCCAATTGGGCGCAATGAAATTCCAGTAAATGATGTGCTGCCACTTACTCAGCGTGACGTTGGTGGACAAGTGCTATATTTCCCGCGAAACCCAGAGCCCCTGTTAGTATTGAACTATGGTGAGCAATGGCGTAGCCCTGATCCACTATGGACTTTTAACTGGGGCAAAGCGAAGAAAGATTTTGCATTCCTATATTTCTAA